A window of the Luoshenia tenuis genome harbors these coding sequences:
- a CDS encoding Gfo/Idh/MocA family protein, with product MRELNVGMIGYKFMGKAHSNAYARVNMFFDADMQVNRKVICGRDEAGVKAAMDKFGWQDYETDWRKMIARPDVDVVDINSPSYLHKEMAIAAANEGKHILCEKPLAFSTADAREIVEAANKAGIKHQVGFNYRFAPAIVLAKQMIESGRLGKIFHFRGSYLQDYIISPDYPKVWRLDKSVAGSGSLGDLGAHVIDCARYLVGEIDRVVGMEKTFITERPIAASMTGVSATAQANSPRETVDVDDATHFLGEFKNGALLSIEATRFAAGHRNDMSFEINGSKGSIKFNLERICELQYYNAEAEEGFQGFTTISVTEGTHPYVYAWWPAGHVYGYEHTMVHEVFEFVQAIANDKPASPDFNDGLKCAQVMEAVDLSAQRGAWVEVDSL from the coding sequence ATGCGTGAATTGAATGTAGGCATGATTGGCTACAAGTTTATGGGCAAGGCGCACAGCAATGCCTACGCCCGGGTGAACATGTTTTTTGATGCGGATATGCAGGTAAACCGCAAGGTGATCTGCGGACGGGACGAGGCGGGCGTCAAGGCCGCCATGGATAAGTTCGGCTGGCAGGATTATGAGACCGACTGGCGAAAGATGATCGCCCGGCCGGATGTGGATGTGGTGGATATCAACTCGCCCAGCTACCTGCATAAGGAGATGGCCATCGCCGCGGCCAATGAGGGCAAGCACATTTTGTGCGAAAAACCGCTGGCCTTTTCCACCGCGGATGCGCGGGAGATCGTAGAGGCCGCCAATAAAGCGGGCATCAAGCACCAGGTAGGCTTTAATTACCGCTTTGCCCCGGCCATTGTGCTGGCTAAGCAGATGATCGAATCCGGCCGCCTGGGCAAGATCTTCCACTTCCGCGGCTCTTATCTACAGGATTATATCATCTCGCCCGACTATCCCAAGGTTTGGCGGCTGGATAAATCCGTGGCCGGCTCGGGTTCGCTGGGCGATTTGGGCGCCCATGTGATCGACTGTGCGCGCTACCTGGTGGGCGAGATCGACCGGGTGGTGGGCATGGAAAAGACCTTTATTACGGAGCGGCCCATCGCCGCCAGTATGACCGGCGTTTCCGCTACGGCGCAGGCCAATTCGCCCCGGGAGACGGTGGATGTAGACGACGCCACGCACTTTTTGGGCGAATTTAAAAACGGCGCGCTGCTCTCCATCGAGGCGACCCGGTTCGCGGCGGGCCATCGCAACGATATGTCCTTTGAGATCAACGGCTCCAAGGGCTCCATCAAATTTAATCTGGAGCGCATCTGCGAGCTGCAGTACTATAACGCCGAGGCGGAGGAGGGCTTCCAGGGCTTTACCACGATTTCGGTGACGGAGGGGACGCATCCCTATGTGTACGCCTGGTGGCCGGCGGGGCATGTGTATGGCTATGAGCATACCATGGTGCACGAAGTGTTTGAATTTGTGCAGGCCATTGCAAACGACAAACCGGCTTCGCCCGACTTTAACGACGGGCTCAAGTGCGCGCAGGTCATGGAGGCGGTGGATCTATCGGCCCAGCGCGGCGCGTGGGTAGAGGTGGATAGCCTGTAA
- a CDS encoding MarR family winged helix-turn-helix transcriptional regulator — protein MKTPFYLLLLKTHNAQRMRIRPHMEGLGLSPGQPKMLSFLRMHPGCMQRELAEGCDIEPATVSRLLENMERAGLITRQPSPDSKRAVCVSITEKGIAAQQAMATGWRKVESEALSGFTPEEKEQFTQYLCRMYGNLTGKDIE, from the coding sequence ATGAAAACGCCGTTTTATCTGTTGCTGCTCAAAACCCACAACGCCCAGCGTATGCGCATCCGTCCCCATATGGAGGGGCTGGGTCTCTCGCCCGGGCAGCCCAAAATGCTCAGCTTTTTACGCATGCACCCGGGCTGCATGCAGCGCGAGCTGGCCGAGGGGTGCGATATCGAGCCGGCCACCGTATCCCGTCTGCTGGAAAATATGGAGCGTGCCGGTCTGATCACCCGCCAGCCTTCCCCGGACAGCAAGCGCGCGGTCTGCGTTTCCATCACGGAAAAGGGCATTGCCGCACAGCAGGCCATGGCCACCGGCTGGCGTAAGGTCGAGAGCGAGGCCCTGTCGGGCTTTACACCGGAGGAAAAGGAACAGTTTACCCAATACCTTTGCCGGATGTATGGCAACCTCACCGGCAAGGACATCGAATAA
- the fliB gene encoding flagellin lysine-N-methylase: MKLTYPDYYPAFRCSASGCEDNCCIGWEIDIDERAYADYMVQEGAFGQRLRGSIAQGEAPHFLLQGERCPFLNERNLCEIILNLGESALCEICTQHPRFHEWFGDIKESGVGLCCEEAAKLILQNDGPITFIQTETDEPADLDFEDEPLLNALLAARNMLFALLQDRRFSIWDRLTAALVFAEQLQAHLEEEAAPERIRAWVEARQAAPGVFMDKAQGQTRPAAEGTERRILGELLAFYQTLEPIDSGWPDQLGQLRTSLSTLLAERKGFLQAHRACATEYEHLAVYFVYRYMLKAVYDGDVLGKIKLMAASVLLIAWLDIAHWHAAHAFCKADQVRLAKRYSKEIEYCEENLQRFADASWEEGFLSMESLAVLLEGMAREA, from the coding sequence ATGAAGCTGACTTATCCCGATTATTATCCCGCATTCCGGTGCAGCGCGTCTGGGTGCGAGGACAATTGCTGCATTGGGTGGGAGATCGACATTGACGAACGCGCCTATGCAGATTATATGGTTCAGGAGGGTGCGTTTGGGCAGCGGCTGCGCGGCAGCATTGCCCAGGGCGAAGCGCCGCACTTTTTGCTCCAGGGGGAGCGCTGCCCTTTTTTAAACGAACGGAACCTTTGTGAGATTATCCTGAACCTGGGGGAGAGCGCCCTTTGTGAGATATGCACCCAGCATCCCCGCTTCCACGAGTGGTTTGGCGATATAAAGGAGAGCGGCGTAGGGCTTTGCTGTGAAGAGGCGGCGAAACTGATCCTTCAAAACGACGGGCCAATAACCTTTATCCAAACGGAAACTGACGAGCCGGCAGACCTGGATTTTGAAGATGAGCCGCTGCTAAACGCGCTGCTTGCGGCGCGGAACATGCTCTTTGCGCTGTTGCAGGATCGCCGTTTTTCTATTTGGGATAGACTGACGGCCGCGCTCGTATTTGCGGAGCAGCTGCAGGCACATCTGGAGGAGGAAGCGGCCCCGGAGCGGATCCGTGCGTGGGTGGAAGCGCGCCAGGCGGCCCCGGGGGTTTTTATGGATAAGGCGCAAGGCCAAACGCGGCCGGCGGCAGAGGGCACGGAGCGCCGCATCCTTGGGGAACTGCTTGCATTTTACCAGACGCTTGAGCCAATCGATTCAGGCTGGCCGGATCAGCTGGGACAGCTGCGCACCAGCCTTTCCACACTGCTGGCGGAGCGAAAGGGATTTTTGCAGGCACATCGGGCCTGCGCGACGGAATACGAACACCTGGCGGTCTATTTTGTATACCGCTATATGCTCAAAGCTGTTTACGACGGCGACGTTTTAGGCAAGATCAAGTTGATGGCGGCAAGCGTTTTGCTGATCGCCTGGCTGGATATTGCGCATTGGCATGCCGCGCACGCCTTTTGTAAGGCGGATCAAGTGCGCCTCGCCAAGCGCTACTCCAAGGAGATCGAGTACTGCGAGGAGAACCTGCAGCGCTTTGCGGACGCGAGCTGGGAAGAGGGATTTTTATCGATGGAGAGCCTGGCGGTACTGCTGGAGGGCATGGCGCGGGAGGCGTAA
- the secG gene encoding preprotein translocase subunit SecG codes for MDTLILIGQIILVILGLFLVLVILLQPAKTAGLGSIAGGAETFFGKNKSKSFEGRMVFLTKIAAAAFLVISAVMVFLQK; via the coding sequence TTGGATACGCTGATTCTTATCGGTCAGATCATATTGGTGATTTTGGGCCTGTTTCTGGTTCTGGTCATATTGCTGCAACCTGCAAAGACGGCGGGACTGGGTTCCATCGCCGGCGGTGCGGAAACTTTTTTTGGCAAAAACAAGTCAAAGTCTTTTGAAGGACGAATGGTCTTTCTGACAAAGATCGCGGCCGCGGCGTTTTTAGTGATCTCCGCCGTGATGGTATTTTTGCAGAAGTAA
- a CDS encoding HAD family hydrolase: MPNTALFWDFDGTLIHGEDTFFNALSHALQDHGACAPEAMVWETLRRSCTWYAPEISYAQATGAKWWARLFAGFAGLYGQLGLPEDSWGALNAQFKAEILATGTYTLYEDALPVLRRCKALGFKSYLLTNNFPELAAVADGLGLRGLYEDAIVSSNLGYEKPRPEIFAAALSAARGAQRCVMIGDNPVADIGGGKAAGMAAILVHRQAECAADFICDELYAVLEILQAQWRP; encoded by the coding sequence ATGCCAAATACGGCTTTGTTTTGGGATTTTGACGGTACGCTGATCCATGGAGAGGACACTTTTTTTAACGCCTTATCCCATGCGCTGCAGGATCACGGCGCATGCGCGCCCGAGGCGATGGTGTGGGAGACGCTGCGGCGCAGCTGCACCTGGTACGCGCCGGAAATATCCTACGCACAGGCGACCGGCGCAAAGTGGTGGGCCAGGCTGTTTGCCGGCTTTGCGGGTCTATACGGGCAGTTGGGCCTGCCGGAAGATAGTTGGGGAGCGCTCAACGCGCAATTTAAGGCAGAGATACTGGCCACCGGTACCTATACCCTGTATGAAGATGCGCTGCCGGTACTGCGCCGGTGCAAGGCATTGGGCTTTAAAAGTTATCTTTTGACCAACAACTTCCCCGAGCTTGCGGCGGTGGCGGATGGACTGGGCCTGCGCGGGCTTTATGAGGACGCGATCGTCTCCTCAAACCTGGGATACGAAAAGCCCCGGCCCGAGATATTTGCGGCAGCCCTCAGTGCAGCGCGGGGCGCGCAGCGGTGCGTTATGATCGGCGATAATCCGGTGGCGGATATCGGCGGCGGAAAGGCGGCCGGTATGGCGGCCATACTGGTACACCGGCAGGCGGAATGTGCGGCAGATTTTATCTGCGATGAACTTTACGCGGTGCTGGAAATTTTGCAGGCACAATGGCGGCCCTAA
- a CDS encoding MATE family efflux transporter, which produces MENTNAQQAQFVKMTQTPIPRLIAGLAVPTIISMLVTSIYNMADTFFVSQLGTSAAGAVGIVFSIMAIIQAVGFTLGMGAGATSSRLLGQQQNARANAVASTAFFTALAFGLLLTVFGLLFIDGLMRLLGATGTILPYARDYARYILLGAPVMACSFVLNNVLRAQGRATLAMVGIGLGGVLNIGLDPFFIYTLNLGISGAAIATLISQCVSFGILFSFYLRGKSIIKISARAIARDAGTYGLILKTGMPSFCRQGLASMSTVALNVNAAVYGDAAVAAMSVVGRIFMFILSAMIGFGQGFQPVVGYNYGAKEYGRVRQAFWFTFKVGMVLLGVMAVAGFFVAPQAMALFRRDDMEVIAIGAFAMQAQCLALPLQPLIVCCNMTFQSVGKSWQATFLAAARQGIFFLPLIVLLPQFMGLTGVQLTQPLADVLSFGVAAVLAVRFFKELKVLEGDVGASHGAHALQSR; this is translated from the coding sequence ATGGAAAATACCAATGCCCAGCAGGCACAATTCGTTAAAATGACCCAGACCCCCATTCCCCGCCTGATCGCCGGGCTGGCGGTGCCCACCATCATCAGCATGCTGGTCACCTCCATCTACAATATGGCCGATACCTTTTTCGTCTCCCAGCTGGGCACCAGCGCGGCTGGCGCGGTGGGCATCGTCTTTTCCATCATGGCCATTATCCAGGCGGTGGGCTTTACCCTGGGGATGGGCGCCGGCGCTACCTCCAGCCGGCTTTTAGGGCAGCAGCAAAACGCGCGTGCCAACGCCGTTGCCTCTACCGCCTTTTTCACCGCACTGGCTTTTGGCCTGCTGCTTACGGTCTTTGGCCTGCTCTTTATCGATGGGTTGATGCGCCTGTTGGGGGCCACCGGTACCATTCTGCCCTACGCGCGGGATTACGCGCGCTATATCCTGCTGGGCGCGCCGGTCATGGCCTGCTCTTTTGTGCTTAACAACGTGCTGCGCGCCCAGGGCCGCGCTACGCTGGCCATGGTGGGCATTGGCTTAGGAGGCGTGCTCAATATCGGGCTGGATCCCTTCTTCATCTATACGCTCAATCTTGGCATCTCCGGCGCAGCCATCGCCACACTGATCAGCCAGTGCGTCAGCTTTGGCATCCTGTTTAGCTTCTACCTGCGCGGAAAGTCGATCATTAAGATCTCCGCCCGCGCCATCGCACGCGATGCGGGCACCTATGGCCTGATCCTCAAAACGGGCATGCCTTCTTTCTGCCGGCAGGGGCTGGCCAGCATGTCCACCGTGGCGCTCAATGTCAACGCGGCGGTGTACGGGGATGCGGCTGTGGCCGCCATGAGCGTGGTCGGCCGCATTTTCATGTTCATCCTCTCCGCTATGATCGGCTTTGGCCAGGGCTTTCAGCCGGTGGTGGGCTATAATTACGGCGCCAAGGAATATGGGCGCGTGCGCCAGGCCTTCTGGTTTACCTTTAAGGTGGGAATGGTTCTGCTGGGCGTGATGGCAGTAGCCGGCTTTTTCGTAGCCCCTCAGGCGATGGCCCTATTCCGTCGGGACGATATGGAAGTCATCGCTATCGGCGCGTTTGCCATGCAGGCCCAGTGCCTGGCCCTGCCGCTCCAGCCGCTGATCGTGTGCTGCAATATGACCTTTCAATCCGTGGGCAAGTCCTGGCAGGCTACCTTCCTGGCCGCAGCGCGCCAGGGGATCTTCTTCCTGCCGCTGATCGTACTGCTGCCCCAATTTATGGGATTGACCGGCGTACAGCTCACCCAGCCCTTGGCGGATGTCCTGAGCTTTGGCGTAGCCGCCGTGTTGGCTGTGCGATTTTTCAAAGAATTGAAGGTGCTGGAAGGCGATGTGGGGGCCAGCCATGGCGCGCACGCCCTGCAATCCCGCTGA
- the gpmI gene encoding 2,3-bisphosphoglycerate-independent phosphoglycerate mutase → MGKKMTALVILDGFGYRECAQNNAIAQAKTPNIDRLLEEYPHTTIGASGMDVGLPDGQMGNSEVGHLNIGAGRIVYQELTRITKSIADGDFFEKAEFLDLIAKVKQNGGKLHLMGLISDGGVHSHNEHLYALIELAKRAGLEQAYVHCFMDGRDVPPSSGKGYIEQLEEKMAQLGFGKIATVMGRYYAMDRDNRWERVEKAYDAMTLGQGDKAHSAVEAMANSYASDVVDEFVVPCVIEENGKPVAQVEKGDGIIFFNFRPDRAREITRAFIDPEFAGFERKSGFLGVDFVSMTQYDATFAGMLEVAFKPQTLTNTFGEYIAKNGKTQLRIAETEKYAHVTFFFNGGVEAPNENEDRALIPSPKVATYDLKPEMSAYEVADEAVKRIESGKYDVMILNFANPDMVGHTGVMSAAVAAVEAVDTCLGKVLDAVLATGGCAIVTADHGNADIMVDPSNGQPFTAHTTNPVPFILVDPSRKDAVLREGGRLADLAPTLLTLMGLPVPEEMTGTSMIAK, encoded by the coding sequence ATGGGAAAGAAAATGACGGCTCTGGTGATTTTGGACGGTTTTGGCTATCGGGAGTGCGCGCAGAATAACGCCATCGCCCAGGCCAAGACCCCGAATATCGACCGGCTGCTGGAGGAATACCCGCATACCACCATCGGCGCCAGCGGCATGGACGTGGGTCTGCCCGATGGCCAGATGGGTAACTCGGAAGTGGGTCACCTCAATATCGGCGCGGGGCGCATCGTCTATCAGGAGCTGACCCGCATCACCAAATCCATTGCGGACGGCGATTTCTTTGAGAAGGCCGAGTTCCTGGATTTGATCGCTAAGGTCAAGCAAAATGGCGGCAAACTGCACCTGATGGGCCTGATTTCCGATGGCGGCGTGCACAGCCATAACGAGCACCTGTACGCCCTGATCGAGCTGGCCAAGCGCGCCGGGCTGGAGCAGGCCTATGTACATTGCTTTATGGATGGGCGCGACGTGCCCCCTTCCAGCGGCAAGGGCTATATCGAGCAGTTGGAAGAGAAGATGGCGCAGCTGGGCTTTGGCAAGATCGCCACTGTAATGGGGCGCTATTATGCCATGGACCGGGATAACCGCTGGGAGCGGGTGGAAAAGGCGTATGACGCCATGACGCTGGGCCAGGGGGATAAGGCACACAGCGCCGTAGAGGCGATGGCTAACTCCTACGCCAGCGACGTGGTGGATGAGTTTGTGGTGCCCTGCGTGATTGAGGAGAATGGCAAGCCGGTGGCCCAGGTAGAAAAGGGCGACGGCATCATCTTCTTCAACTTCCGCCCGGATCGCGCCCGCGAGATCACCCGCGCCTTTATCGACCCGGAATTCGCGGGTTTTGAGCGCAAGAGCGGCTTTTTAGGGGTGGATTTCGTATCCATGACCCAGTATGACGCGACGTTTGCCGGTATGCTGGAGGTGGCCTTTAAGCCCCAGACCCTGACCAATACCTTTGGCGAGTACATTGCCAAAAACGGCAAGACGCAGCTGCGCATCGCCGAAACGGAGAAATACGCGCATGTGACCTTCTTCTTTAACGGCGGCGTGGAAGCCCCCAACGAGAACGAAGACCGGGCGCTGATCCCCTCGCCCAAGGTGGCGACCTACGACTTAAAGCCGGAGATGAGCGCCTACGAGGTAGCCGATGAGGCGGTAAAGCGCATCGAAAGCGGCAAGTACGATGTGATGATCCTCAACTTTGCCAACCCCGACATGGTGGGCCATACCGGCGTGATGAGCGCTGCGGTGGCCGCGGTGGAGGCGGTGGATACCTGCCTGGGCAAGGTTTTGGATGCGGTGCTGGCTACCGGCGGTTGCGCCATCGTAACGGCTGACCACGGCAACGCCGATATCATGGTGGATCCGTCTAATGGACAGCCCTTTACGGCGCATACCACTAACCCGGTGCCTTTTATTCTGGTGGACCCCAGCCGCAAGGACGCGGTGCTGCGCGAAGGCGGCCGCCTGGCCGACCTGGCGCCCACGCTGCTGACGCTGATGGGCCTGCCCGTACCGGAGGAAATGACCGGCACGAGTATGATTGCTAAATAG
- the smpB gene encoding SsrA-binding protein SmpB, producing MAPKGGVKIVAQNKKARHDYFIEETYETGIELVGTEVKSIRLGQVNLRDSYAQIVDGEVWVHHMHVSPYEKGNIFNRDPLRQRRLLLHKNEIRKLIGAVQQQGYALIPLQLYLSHGLVKMELGLARGKKNYDKRQDIAKRDAKRDIERAFRNAQKGG from the coding sequence ATGGCTCCCAAGGGCGGCGTTAAGATCGTAGCGCAGAACAAAAAAGCGCGGCATGACTATTTTATCGAGGAGACTTATGAAACGGGCATCGAACTGGTGGGAACGGAGGTCAAATCCATCCGGCTGGGGCAGGTGAACCTGCGGGATAGTTATGCGCAGATCGTGGACGGCGAGGTTTGGGTACACCATATGCACGTAAGCCCTTATGAAAAGGGGAATATCTTTAACCGGGATCCGTTGCGCCAGCGGCGGCTGCTGCTGCACAAGAACGAGATCCGCAAGCTGATCGGCGCGGTGCAGCAACAGGGTTATGCGCTGATCCCCTTACAACTGTATTTGAGCCACGGGCTGGTCAAGATGGAGCTGGGGCTGGCGCGGGGTAAAAAGAACTACGATAAACGCCAGGATATCGCCAAGCGCGATGCCAAACGCGATATTGAGCGGGCGTTTAGAAATGCTCAAAAAGGCGGCTGA
- the rnr gene encoding ribonuclease R translates to MMEMQEMMENILSYFDRPKCGPAELSQLQAFVKAQGGEAGGVKEAVLEMVGQGKLVLTQNGRYATPAMIGLLAGRIQGNAKGFGFLIPDDEEADDLFIPANGMKSAMHKDRVLCRIIRQPQNGRSGEGEVVQILSRANSRVVGLFDRPWKSAFVIPDDPRLGQDIHISHELYGGAKHEDKVVVEIIKWPSGNRAAEGKVVEVLGNKDDPGCDVLSIIRQAGLPEVFPQGVLDAARAIPQEVPEAAKQGRKDFRDWTVMTIDGADSKDLDDAISIKRLENGRYQLGVHIADVSHYVQESSLLDQEALLRGTSVYFADRVIPMLPPELSNGICSLNPDVDRLTLSCIMEIDENGEVQDAQIVESVINNKYRMTYDGVNKIFAGDEEMCRAYAPILEDLGTMRELMDLLLARRERNGGLDFDVPEAKIILNEKGRAVDVVLRERGISERMIEEFMLAANRSVALCARHAELPFLYRVHEDPDKDKMKEFAQFVNAFGYTLKVKGKVTPKQLQELLEQIEGTPEENVINQVMLRSMQKAKYLELPLGHFGLAAPDYCHFTSPIRRYPDLEIHRILKEWLHGKLDEKRVKQLEKAMPGIAQQTSQAERSAMEAERAVDDLKKAEYMMDHVGEEYDGVISGVTQYGVYVQLPNTVEGLVHVSALDNDYYVFDEKRYALIGERTRKSLRLGDPARVRVDAVDVDLRRIDFGPAPGWLDAKES, encoded by the coding sequence ATGATGGAAATGCAAGAAATGATGGAAAACATATTATCTTATTTTGACCGCCCCAAATGCGGCCCGGCGGAGCTTTCTCAACTGCAGGCCTTTGTCAAGGCGCAGGGCGGAGAGGCCGGCGGGGTGAAAGAGGCGGTGCTGGAGATGGTGGGCCAAGGGAAACTGGTGCTCACGCAGAACGGGCGCTACGCTACCCCGGCGATGATCGGCCTGCTGGCCGGACGCATCCAGGGTAATGCCAAGGGCTTCGGCTTTTTGATCCCGGATGACGAGGAGGCCGACGACCTGTTTATCCCGGCCAATGGGATGAAGAGCGCCATGCATAAGGACCGGGTGCTGTGCCGCATCATCCGCCAGCCGCAAAACGGTCGCTCGGGCGAGGGCGAGGTGGTGCAGATCCTGTCCCGCGCCAACAGCCGCGTGGTAGGCCTTTTTGACCGGCCCTGGAAAAGTGCCTTTGTGATCCCGGACGATCCCCGCCTGGGACAGGATATCCATATCAGCCATGAACTGTACGGCGGCGCCAAGCATGAGGATAAGGTGGTCGTGGAGATCATCAAATGGCCCAGCGGCAACCGCGCGGCGGAGGGCAAGGTCGTGGAGGTGCTGGGCAATAAGGACGACCCGGGGTGCGATGTGCTCTCGATCATCCGCCAGGCCGGGCTGCCCGAGGTATTCCCGCAGGGCGTGCTGGACGCGGCCCGTGCCATCCCGCAGGAGGTGCCGGAGGCGGCCAAGCAGGGCCGCAAGGATTTTAGGGATTGGACGGTCATGACCATCGACGGGGCGGACTCCAAGGATCTGGACGACGCCATCTCCATCAAGCGCCTGGAGAACGGCCGCTATCAGCTGGGCGTGCATATCGCCGATGTGAGCCATTACGTGCAGGAGAGCTCTCTGTTGGACCAGGAGGCGTTGCTGCGGGGTACCAGCGTCTATTTTGCGGACCGGGTGATCCCCATGCTGCCGCCGGAGCTTTCCAACGGCATATGCTCGCTCAATCCGGATGTGGACCGGCTGACGCTCTCGTGCATCATGGAGATCGACGAAAACGGCGAGGTGCAGGATGCGCAGATCGTAGAGAGCGTGATCAACAATAAATACCGTATGACCTATGACGGGGTCAATAAGATCTTCGCCGGGGATGAGGAGATGTGCAGGGCGTATGCCCCTATCCTGGAAGATTTAGGCACGATGCGGGAGCTGATGGATCTGCTGCTGGCGCGGCGAGAGCGCAACGGCGGCCTGGATTTTGACGTGCCCGAGGCCAAGATCATCCTCAACGAAAAGGGCCGCGCGGTAGATGTGGTGCTGCGCGAGCGCGGGATCTCCGAACGGATGATCGAGGAATTTATGCTGGCGGCCAACCGCTCGGTGGCGCTTTGCGCCCGGCATGCGGAGCTGCCCTTCCTCTATCGGGTGCATGAGGACCCGGATAAGGACAAGATGAAGGAGTTTGCCCAGTTTGTAAACGCCTTTGGATATACGCTGAAGGTGAAGGGCAAGGTCACCCCCAAACAATTGCAGGAGCTGCTCGAGCAGATTGAGGGTACGCCGGAGGAGAATGTGATAAACCAGGTGATGCTGCGCTCTATGCAAAAGGCCAAATACCTGGAGCTGCCGCTGGGCCATTTTGGCCTGGCCGCGCCGGATTACTGCCACTTTACTTCGCCCATCCGCCGCTATCCTGACTTGGAGATCCATCGGATCTTAAAGGAATGGCTGCACGGCAAACTGGATGAAAAGCGCGTAAAACAGCTGGAAAAAGCCATGCCGGGCATTGCCCAGCAGACCTCGCAGGCCGAGCGCAGCGCCATGGAGGCCGAGCGCGCGGTGGACGACCTGAAAAAGGCCGAGTACATGATGGATCATGTGGGCGAGGAATACGACGGCGTGATCTCGGGCGTGACCCAGTATGGGGTATACGTGCAGCTGCCCAACACGGTTGAAGGGCTGGTGCATGTAAGCGCGCTGGACAACGACTATTACGTATTTGACGAAAAGCGCTATGCCTTGATCGGCGAGCGGACGCGCAAATCCCTGCGGCTGGGCGACCCGGCCAGGGTGCGGGTGGACGCGGTGGATGTGGACCTGCGCCGGATCGACTTTGGTCCCGCGCCGGGTTGGCTGGATGCCAAGGAATCTTGA
- a CDS encoding sugar phosphate isomerase/epimerase family protein encodes MKLSVLTVLLGDRPLEEVLKYLTAMDVHTIELGTGGYPGNAHCKPAELLADAGKLKAFKQLIKDYEIEICALSTHGNYVHPNPDIAAKFQSDLDNTLKLAGELGIDRVVGFSGCPGGGPKDEYPNWVTCPWPDDFQEILDYQWNQVLIPYWNKMCPIAQSYGVNRIALEMHPGFCVYNVESLLKLREAVGPVIGANLDPSHLFWQGVNIPAAIRKLGDAIYFFHAKDTKVDEINTGVNGVLDTKHYADEINRSWIFRSVGYGHDYQTWKDIVSNLRMVGYDDVMSIEHEDSLLSPTEGLEKAVSFLKEVMAFQGTTEMFWA; translated from the coding sequence ATGAAACTGAGCGTTTTGACCGTACTGCTGGGCGACCGTCCGCTGGAAGAGGTACTGAAATACCTGACCGCCATGGACGTGCACACTATCGAGCTTGGGACGGGCGGTTACCCCGGCAATGCCCACTGCAAGCCGGCAGAGCTGCTGGCAGACGCGGGTAAGCTCAAGGCCTTTAAGCAGTTGATCAAGGACTACGAGATCGAAATCTGCGCGCTGTCGACCCACGGCAATTACGTGCATCCCAATCCCGATATCGCAGCGAAATTCCAGAGCGACCTGGACAATACCTTAAAGCTGGCGGGCGAGCTGGGTATCGACCGGGTGGTGGGCTTTTCCGGCTGCCCGGGCGGCGGCCCCAAGGACGAGTATCCCAACTGGGTGACCTGCCCCTGGCCGGATGACTTCCAGGAGATTCTGGATTACCAGTGGAATCAGGTGCTGATCCCCTACTGGAACAAGATGTGCCCCATTGCCCAGTCTTACGGCGTCAACCGCATCGCCCTGGAGATGCATCCGGGCTTTTGCGTGTACAATGTAGAATCCCTGCTCAAGCTGCGGGAGGCGGTGGGCCCGGTGATCGGCGCGAATCTGGATCCCAGCCACCTGTTCTGGCAGGGCGTGAATATCCCGGCGGCCATCCGTAAGCTGGGCGACGCCATCTACTTCTTCCACGCCAAGGATACCAAGGTGGATGAGATCAATACCGGCGTGAACGGCGTGCTGGATACCAAGCACTATGCCGACGAGATCAACCGCAGCTGGATCTTCCGCTCGGTAGGGTACGGGCACGATTATCAAACCTGGAAAGACATCGTCTCCAACCTGCGCATGGTGGGCTATGACGATGTGATGTCCATCGAGCATGAGGACAGCCTGCTCTCGCCCACGGAGGGGTTGGAGAAGGCCGTCAGCTTCCTCAAAGAGGTGATGGCGTTCCAGGGGACCACGGAGATGTTCTGGGCCTAA